The following nucleotide sequence is from Saccharothrix texasensis.
ACTCGGCGTCCGGGCCCGGCGCCTCGGCGACGAACGGGGCCGGGTTGTCCACGAAGGCGGCGTTGTCGCACGGCGAGCCGACCTCGGGGTAGGTGTACTGGTTGCGCCGCAGCGACTGGATGAACTGGTCGATGCGCTCGTCGTCGGCGCTGTCGAGCTTCAGCTGGTGACCCCACGTCTGCAGCGAGATCGGCTTGTCCAGGCCGGGGTACGGCGACATCATCGAGAACGGCTGGCCGTCGATCCGGCTCTTGAGCTTGTCCAGGGCCTCGCCGGTCACCAGGTCGGGGTTGTAGGCCAACCACAGCGAGCCGTGCTCCATCGCGTGGACCATGTTCTCGGTGCGCACGGCCGTGGGGTAGACCACGCCGTTGCAGTCCGCCCACTGGTTGTCGTGCGGCCCGCCGAACGGCGGCGAGAAGTCGTAGGCGACCCGCTTCGGCGCGTCCACGTGCTTGCCCGGCGCGTACTCGCGCTTGGTCACGCCCGCGATCTTGTCCGAGGGGTCCTTGTTCTCCTCGGACGGATTCCACTCGGCGAGGGCCTGCTCCTTCGCGTTGCGGTCCGCGATCTGGCTGTACGCGTAACCGAACACGGTGCCGGCCAGGGCCAGCACGGCCACCACCGCGATGATGGTCCCCCACGGCTTCGGCTTCTTGGCCACCACCGAGGAGCGCGCCGCCGCAACGCTGGAGCGCGCGGCCTTCGTCTTCTTGCCGCTGGTCATGTCCGCCTCAGTCTCGTCATACGCCCATGCCGCGGGCCAGTGTAGGGACACCGTGTCTGATCACCGTCAACTGGCCGTCACGCCGGGTGGTCGTCAACAGTTGCCGTTCCCACTTCGCGGGACGCGCATCCCGGTCGAGACCAGCGGGAACGCTTCCCTAGACTTGTCGGGTGACTCCCGCTGCGCTCGCTGAACTGGTCCGTGCGACGGCCGTGGACGTGTTGTCCACCCGCGGCCTCGACCCCGCCGCCCTGCCGACAGCGGTCACGATCGAGCGCCCCCGCAACCCCGAGCACGGCGACTACGCCACCAACGTGGCCCTGCAGACCGCCAAGAAGGTCGGCGTGGCCTCCCGCGACCTGGCCGGCTGGCTCGCCGACGCCCTGACCGGCACCGACGCCATCGCCTCGGTCGAGGTCGCCGGCCCCGGCTTCCTGAACCTGCGGCTCGCCGCGGACGCCCAGGGCGCGATCGTGCGGGACGTGCTGGCGGCGGGCGAGGCGTACGGCCGCGGCGAGCAGTTCGCCGGCCTCCGGATCAACCTGGAGTTCGTCTCGGCGAACCCGACCGGCCCCATCCACCTGGGCGGCACCCGCTGGGCCGCGGTCGGCGACGCGCTCGGCCGGGTGCTGGCCGCCAACGGCGGCGCGGTCACCCGCGAGTACTACTTCAACGACGCGGGCGCGCAGATCGACCGGTTCGTCCGGTCCCTGATCGCCGCCGCGAAGGGCGAGCCCGCGCCGGAGGACGGCTACGCGGGCGGCTACCTCGGCGACATCGCCGCCGAAGTGCTGCGGCAGGAGCCGGGCGCGCTGACCGCCGAGGACTCGCACGAGGTGTTCCGCCGCATCGGCGTCGGCCTCATGTTCGAGGAGATCAAGAAGGACCTGCACGACTTCGGCACGGACTTCGACGTCTTCTTCCACGAGGACTCGCTGCACAAGTCCGGCGCCGTCGCCAAGGCCGTCGACCAGCTCAAGGACTCCGGCG
It contains:
- a CDS encoding DUF3105 domain-containing protein, with protein sequence MTSGKKTKAARSSVAAARSSVVAKKPKPWGTIIAVVAVLALAGTVFGYAYSQIADRNAKEQALAEWNPSEENKDPSDKIAGVTKREYAPGKHVDAPKRVAYDFSPPFGGPHDNQWADCNGVVYPTAVRTENMVHAMEHGSLWLAYNPDLVTGEALDKLKSRIDGQPFSMMSPYPGLDKPISLQTWGHQLKLDSADDERIDQFIQSLRRNQYTYPEVGSPCDNAAFVDNPAPFVAEAPGPDAESMGNEAESARNNPAAASSTAPSSGS